One stretch of Xanthomonas sp. DAR 35659 DNA includes these proteins:
- a CDS encoding PAS domain S-box protein: MQPQRDHTPARPSSDLRLAQRLDRGIWRAALLYLLLGLVWSLGSDLLLISLVDDPRTLAILNLVNDAVFLLLTAVALYFLLRPLVRGATQVHAQLALSEDGYRQMFQANPSPMLVYDPDTLLVVDVNPAAVAFFGWPHDSFVGLDLARLWPPSAAERMGEVIQAIRETPSKVCVVAEPLRLRDGSLRMAEARSSSLDYRGRSARLVVISDRSAEHDAQQRRDQALLRLEEAQSIARLGSWQLDPASGLGRYSDQVYRMLGRRVPEQPRQHRLEELLVPADLASQARIQRLIEDLCGPAPVHLDMLLPVLAADGQARMVHLRAETGRDDSGAPCVRGTLQDVTEHERSRRLLHEREEQFRELVRVLPDGVAILHQEHVLYANAACAGQFGYAGENLLGEPLQALVHAGDLQQVREQMRDPGDKGERATATRMRRRDGSLFHAGLSFGHVRYSGRDCKMLVVRDLSEPERMRDALALSNRELQAMARRLFSLQEDERRAISRDLHDDIGQAITAMKLSAHAALDEADPERRREDLEEIVQLADSSITKLRNLSTLLRPPQLDALGLEAALRWQAGMLFRASPVRLQMDIAALPERPSGEVEQACFRIAQESLTNVLRHACAGEVRMTLSDEQHRQLRLEVVDDGDGFDPAGPRGLGLIVMRERAQSAGGTLQIDTAPGAGTRVTLCLPYTTATTPTHSPGP, from the coding sequence ATGCAACCACAACGCGATCACACCCCGGCCCGCCCGTCCTCGGACCTGCGCCTGGCGCAACGGCTGGACCGCGGCATCTGGCGGGCGGCGCTGCTGTACCTGCTGCTGGGCCTGGTCTGGTCGCTGGGCAGCGACCTGCTGCTGATCAGCCTGGTGGACGACCCGCGCACGCTGGCGATCCTGAACCTGGTCAACGACGCGGTGTTCCTGCTGCTGACCGCCGTGGCCCTGTACTTCCTGTTGCGCCCGCTGGTGCGCGGGGCGACGCAGGTGCACGCGCAGCTGGCGCTGTCCGAGGACGGCTACCGGCAGATGTTCCAGGCCAATCCCAGCCCGATGCTGGTCTACGATCCGGACACGCTGCTGGTGGTGGACGTCAATCCGGCCGCGGTCGCCTTCTTCGGCTGGCCGCACGACAGCTTCGTCGGGCTGGACCTGGCCCGGCTGTGGCCGCCGAGCGCGGCCGAGCGCATGGGCGAGGTGATCCAGGCGATCCGCGAGACGCCGTCCAAGGTCTGCGTGGTCGCCGAACCGCTGCGCCTGCGCGACGGCAGCCTGCGCATGGCCGAGGCGCGCAGCAGCAGCCTGGACTACCGGGGCCGCAGCGCGCGGCTGGTGGTGATCAGCGACCGCAGCGCCGAGCACGACGCGCAGCAGCGCCGCGACCAGGCGCTGCTGCGGCTGGAGGAAGCGCAGTCGATCGCCCGCCTCGGCTCCTGGCAACTGGACCCGGCCAGCGGCCTGGGCCGCTACTCCGACCAAGTCTACCGGATGCTGGGCCGGCGCGTGCCGGAGCAGCCGCGCCAGCACCGCCTGGAAGAACTGCTGGTGCCCGCCGACCTGGCCTCGCAGGCGCGCATCCAGCGCCTGATCGAGGACCTGTGCGGCCCGGCGCCGGTGCACCTGGACATGCTGCTGCCGGTCCTGGCCGCCGACGGCCAGGCGCGGATGGTGCACCTGCGCGCCGAGACCGGCCGCGACGACAGCGGCGCCCCCTGCGTGCGCGGCACCCTGCAGGACGTGACCGAACACGAGCGCTCGCGGCGCCTGCTGCACGAACGCGAGGAGCAGTTCCGCGAACTGGTGCGGGTGCTGCCCGACGGGGTGGCGATCCTGCACCAGGAACACGTGCTGTACGCCAACGCCGCCTGCGCCGGCCAGTTCGGCTATGCGGGCGAGAACCTGCTCGGCGAACCCTTGCAGGCGCTGGTCCATGCCGGCGACCTGCAACAGGTGCGCGAGCAGATGCGCGACCCCGGCGACAAGGGCGAGCGCGCCACGGCCACGCGCATGCGCCGCCGCGACGGCTCGCTGTTCCATGCCGGGCTGTCGTTCGGCCACGTGCGCTACAGCGGGCGGGACTGCAAGATGCTGGTGGTGCGCGACCTCAGCGAGCCCGAGCGCATGCGCGACGCGCTGGCGCTGAGCAACCGCGAACTGCAGGCGATGGCGCGGCGGCTGTTCTCGCTGCAGGAGGACGAGCGCCGTGCGATCTCGCGCGACCTGCACGACGACATCGGCCAGGCGATCACCGCGATGAAGCTGTCCGCACACGCGGCGCTGGACGAAGCCGACCCCGAGCGCCGCCGCGAGGACCTCGAGGAGATCGTGCAACTGGCCGACAGCAGCATCACCAAGCTGCGCAACCTCTCCACCCTGCTGCGCCCGCCGCAACTGGACGCGCTGGGCCTGGAAGCGGCGCTGCGCTGGCAGGCGGGCATGTTGTTCCGCGCCTCGCCGGTGCGCCTGCAGATGGACATCGCCGCGCTGCCCGAGCGGCCCAGCGGCGAGGTCGAGCAGGCCTGCTTCCGCATCGCCCAGGAAAGCCTGACCAACGTGCTGCGCCACGCCTGCGCCGGCGAGGTGCGCATGACCCTGAGCGACGAGCAGCACCGGCAGCTGCGCCTGGAGGTGGTCGACGACGGCGACGGCTTCGATCCGGCCGGGCCGCGCGGGCTCGGCCTGATCGTGATGCGCGAGCGCGCGCAGAGCGCAGGCGGTACCCTGCAGATCGATACCGCGCCCGGCGCCGGCACGCGGGTGACGCTGTGCCTGCCCTACACCACGGCGACGACGCCGACGCACTCACCTGGACCTTGA
- a CDS encoding EAL domain-containing protein: protein MWNPAAPAHTDDELPSRLGAGHPALTGMIAEALAGGPGVMLLHIDIDHFASINENMSAEVGDHALALLAQRLQAHLRGRGLLWRHGSDELVMAVPRNADVPPPEAFAEEIRQQIELPLSVLPYTLFMTGKIGVSLCPEHSTRLSTLLDFAEDAVYQAAREGGNLVRLYAADGPPSAHSESIISRQIVDAIPNGELRLRYQPMVSARDGRVVGMESLLRWQSPTLGILVPERFMRTAERLGVIVQIGTWVMEGALRQARLWRDQGFDDFTIAVNVSTLQLLRPTFFNEVMSALQAAGVPPQMMVLEINESALTNNVNFVHETLANLCREGISLSLDNFGTGDSSLSALVRYPVDKLKIDRSFIKSAPAGNREAAIARAIIAMGHQLGMVVIANGVESQAQLGFLRRNDCDIFQGYLFGEPMSAEAAGMALRRRYLRPESFTETRPDRTLLLLDDEENVLRSLVRLFRRDGYRILAAGNVRDAFDLLATNDVQVILSDQRMSDMSGTEFLGRVKMLYPDTIRLVLSGYTDLATVTDAINRGAIYRFLTKPWNDDELREHIRQAFRTHDEQRRDAGP from the coding sequence ATGTGGAATCCCGCTGCCCCCGCGCACACCGACGACGAACTGCCGTCGCGCTTGGGCGCCGGCCACCCGGCGCTGACCGGCATGATCGCCGAGGCGCTGGCCGGCGGGCCGGGGGTGATGCTGCTGCACATCGACATCGACCATTTCGCCTCGATCAACGAGAACATGAGCGCGGAAGTGGGCGATCACGCGCTGGCACTGCTCGCCCAGCGCCTGCAGGCGCATCTGCGCGGGCGCGGGCTGCTGTGGCGGCACGGCAGCGACGAACTGGTCATGGCGGTGCCGCGCAACGCCGACGTGCCGCCGCCGGAGGCGTTCGCCGAGGAGATCCGGCAGCAGATCGAACTGCCGCTGTCGGTGCTGCCGTACACCTTGTTCATGACCGGCAAGATCGGCGTGAGCCTGTGTCCGGAGCATTCCACGCGCCTGTCGACCCTGCTCGACTTCGCCGAGGATGCGGTCTACCAGGCCGCGCGCGAAGGCGGCAACCTGGTGCGCTTGTACGCCGCCGACGGCCCGCCCAGCGCGCACAGCGAGAGCATCATCTCGCGGCAGATCGTCGACGCGATCCCCAACGGCGAACTGCGCCTGCGCTACCAGCCGATGGTCAGCGCCCGCGACGGCCGCGTGGTCGGCATGGAATCGCTGCTGCGCTGGCAGTCGCCGACCCTGGGCATCCTGGTGCCGGAACGGTTCATGCGCACCGCCGAGCGGCTGGGCGTGATCGTGCAGATCGGCACCTGGGTGATGGAGGGCGCGCTGCGCCAGGCGCGGCTATGGCGCGACCAGGGCTTCGACGACTTCACCATCGCGGTCAACGTCTCCACCCTGCAGTTGCTGCGCCCGACCTTCTTCAACGAAGTGATGTCGGCGCTGCAGGCCGCTGGCGTGCCGCCGCAGATGATGGTGCTGGAGATCAACGAAAGCGCGCTGACCAACAACGTCAACTTCGTCCACGAGACCCTGGCCAACCTGTGCCGCGAAGGCATCAGCCTGAGCCTGGACAACTTCGGCACTGGCGATTCCAGCCTCAGCGCGCTGGTGCGCTACCCGGTGGACAAGCTGAAGATCGACCGCAGCTTCATCAAGAGCGCACCGGCCGGCAACCGCGAGGCGGCGATCGCCCGCGCCATCATCGCGATGGGCCACCAACTGGGCATGGTGGTGATCGCCAACGGCGTCGAATCGCAGGCGCAGTTGGGCTTCCTGCGCCGCAACGACTGCGACATCTTCCAGGGCTACCTGTTCGGCGAACCGATGTCCGCCGAAGCCGCGGGCATGGCCCTGCGTCGGCGTTACCTGCGCCCGGAATCGTTCACCGAGACCCGCCCGGACCGCACCCTGCTGCTGCTGGACGACGAGGAAAACGTGCTGCGCTCACTGGTGCGGCTGTTCCGCCGCGACGGCTACCGCATCCTCGCCGCGGGCAACGTCCGCGATGCCTTCGACCTGCTCGCCACCAACGACGTGCAGGTGATCCTGTCCGACCAGCGCATGTCCGACATGAGCGGCACCGAGTTCCTGGGCCGGGTGAAGATGCTCTACCCCGACACCATCCGCCTGGTCCTGTCCGGCTACACCGACCTGGCCACCGTCACCGACGCGATCAACCGCGGCGCGATCTACCGCTTCCTGACCAAGCCCTGGAACGACGACGAACTGCGCGAACACATCCGCCAGGCGTTCCGCACGCACGACGAACAGCGGCGGGATGCTGGGCCCTGA
- a CDS encoding ATP-binding protein, which translates to MNLADPQYTDAVPLPSRARLLALSELVDQGLVLFRRDGRLLLANRAARRHLCNAESVDDHALGERLAQWLPDDARSQARSNGRWSGSLPTEEHVVLAHLYFHGDDADGHYLALLQGIEGQQDYEQELQQRHAELRQAYLRLNGAQEKLLQSEKMASIGQLAAGVAHEINNPIGYVHSNLGSLQEYLRSLFTLIEAYERALRAPDPKALIPEIDDIRNRFDIDFISRDLPQLMAESREGIERVTRIVRDLKDFSYSGREESWKLVDLHSGLESTINIIWNELKYKVTLDRHYGNLPLVECLPSELNQVYMNLLLNAGQAIGERGTIVVSTGQDGEEVWIEFKDSGAGIPADLLQRIFDPFFTTKPVGSGTGLGLSISYGIINKHHGRIDVTSVVGEGSTFRIVIPVRQPK; encoded by the coding sequence GTGAATCTTGCCGATCCCCAGTACACCGATGCGGTGCCGCTGCCGTCGCGCGCGCGCCTGCTCGCCCTGAGCGAGCTGGTCGACCAAGGCCTGGTGCTGTTCCGCCGCGATGGTCGCCTGCTGCTGGCCAACCGCGCCGCGCGCCGCCACCTGTGCAATGCCGAGAGCGTCGACGACCACGCCCTGGGCGAACGCCTGGCGCAATGGCTGCCCGACGATGCGCGCTCGCAGGCGCGGAGCAACGGCCGCTGGAGCGGCAGCCTGCCGACCGAGGAGCACGTGGTGCTGGCGCACCTGTACTTCCATGGCGACGACGCCGATGGCCACTACCTGGCGCTGCTGCAGGGCATCGAAGGCCAGCAGGACTACGAACAGGAACTGCAGCAACGCCATGCCGAACTGCGTCAGGCCTACCTGCGCCTCAACGGCGCGCAGGAAAAGCTGCTGCAGTCGGAGAAGATGGCCTCCATCGGCCAGCTCGCCGCCGGCGTGGCGCACGAGATCAACAACCCGATCGGCTACGTTCACTCCAACCTGGGCAGCCTGCAGGAATACCTGCGCAGCCTGTTCACCCTGATCGAAGCCTACGAGCGCGCCCTGCGCGCGCCGGATCCGAAGGCGCTGATCCCGGAAATCGACGACATCCGCAACCGCTTCGACATCGACTTCATCAGCCGCGACCTGCCGCAACTGATGGCCGAGTCGCGCGAGGGCATCGAGCGGGTGACGCGCATCGTGCGCGACCTCAAGGACTTCTCCTACTCCGGCCGCGAGGAATCCTGGAAGCTGGTGGACCTGCATTCCGGGCTCGAGTCCACGATCAACATCATCTGGAACGAGCTCAAGTACAAGGTCACCCTGGACCGCCACTACGGCAACCTGCCGCTGGTGGAGTGCCTGCCGTCCGAGCTCAACCAGGTGTACATGAACCTGTTGCTCAACGCCGGCCAGGCGATCGGCGAGCGCGGCACCATCGTGGTCAGCACCGGCCAGGACGGCGAAGAGGTGTGGATCGAGTTCAAGGATTCGGGCGCCGGCATTCCGGCGGACCTGCTGCAGCGCATCTTCGACCCGTTCTTCACCACCAAGCCGGTCGGCAGCGGCACCGGCCTGGGCCTGTCGATCTCCTACGGCATCATCAACAAGCACCACGGCCGTATCGACGTCACCAGCGTGGTGGGCGAGGGCTCGACGTTCCGGATCGTGATTCCGGTGCGGCAGCCGAAGTAG
- a CDS encoding flagellar protein FlgN codes for MNAAVTNPLQQLSDALAGERQALLDHNVERLMQATSDKLAALRALEADVPAGAEAESLLRELADANRANGALLSRRRREVNWALRHLGRSESSSSYDANGQSSTLRTSRHLAIA; via the coding sequence ATGAACGCCGCCGTGACCAACCCCTTGCAGCAGCTCAGCGACGCGCTCGCCGGCGAACGGCAGGCGTTGTTGGATCACAATGTCGAGCGCCTGATGCAGGCGACCAGCGACAAGCTGGCGGCGCTGCGCGCGCTGGAGGCCGATGTGCCGGCCGGCGCCGAGGCCGAATCGCTGCTGCGCGAACTGGCCGACGCCAACCGCGCCAACGGCGCGCTGCTGTCGCGGCGGCGGCGCGAGGTGAACTGGGCGCTGCGCCACCTGGGCCGCAGCGAGAGTTCCTCGTCCTACGACGCCAACGGCCAGTCCAGCACGCTGCGCACCAGCCGGCACCTGGCGATCGCCTGA
- the flgM gene encoding flagellar biosynthesis anti-sigma factor FlgM, with amino-acid sequence MSQKIEGSLPSQAALRTTSVNTKAATGASEDGKARAVDASAAADSLRLTGEASGLQTLQRELSAAPAVDSNRVDAVRSALQNGSYKINPDAIANRMLDLDKQLSA; translated from the coding sequence ATGAGCCAGAAAATCGAAGGGAGCTTGCCCAGCCAGGCCGCGCTTCGCACCACGTCCGTCAATACCAAGGCGGCGACCGGTGCGTCCGAGGACGGGAAGGCGCGAGCAGTGGATGCCTCGGCCGCCGCCGACAGCCTGCGCCTGACCGGCGAGGCCTCCGGCCTGCAGACCCTGCAGCGCGAACTGTCGGCCGCGCCGGCGGTGGACAGCAACCGCGTCGATGCGGTGCGCAGCGCGCTGCAGAACGGCAGCTACAAGATCAACCCCGACGCCATCGCCAACCGTATGCTCGACCTGGACAAGCAGCTCAGCGCATGA
- the flgA gene encoding flagellar basal body P-ring formation chaperone FlgA encodes MRLILLVVLLAALPAWAAEFQTVDSIRAAALSTLGPDATAEATLDPSVRVPLCPVPLQAQPTGTTTVEVSCPREAGWRLFVPVKVRRLQNVLVLSRGLAAGETVGATDIVSEQRDAARIVGAAMTDPAVAIGRVVRRTLQAGSLLSSSDLVAQRLVRRGDNVALVARNGALEVRMAGRALSDGGENERVTVENLSSRRVIQGTVSQNGDVLVTR; translated from the coding sequence ATGCGCCTGATCCTGCTAGTGGTCCTGCTCGCGGCACTGCCCGCCTGGGCCGCGGAATTCCAGACGGTGGACTCGATCCGCGCCGCGGCCTTGTCCACGCTCGGCCCGGACGCGACCGCCGAGGCGACGCTGGACCCCTCGGTGCGGGTGCCGCTGTGCCCGGTGCCGTTGCAGGCGCAGCCGACCGGCACCACCACGGTCGAGGTGAGTTGCCCGCGCGAGGCCGGCTGGCGCCTGTTCGTGCCGGTCAAGGTGCGGCGCCTGCAGAACGTGCTGGTGCTCAGCCGCGGCCTGGCCGCTGGAGAGACCGTCGGCGCCACCGATATCGTCTCCGAGCAGCGCGACGCGGCACGCATCGTCGGCGCCGCGATGACCGATCCGGCGGTGGCGATCGGCCGCGTGGTCCGGCGCACCCTGCAGGCCGGCAGCCTGTTGTCGTCCAGCGACCTGGTCGCGCAGCGGCTGGTGCGGCGCGGCGACAATGTGGCGCTGGTGGCGCGCAACGGCGCCCTGGAAGTGCGGATGGCGGGCCGCGCGCTCAGCGATGGCGGCGAGAACGAGCGGGTGACCGTCGAAAACCTGTCTTCACGTCGCGTCATTCAGGGAACTGTGTCACAGAATGGCGACGTTTTAGTGACGCGGTGA
- a CDS encoding chemotaxis protein — protein MSHDLLNRIDQRTRLAGHNRLALLLFRLGGRQLFGVNVFKVQEVLRRPELFQVPGLPLQFSGVADVRGRSVPVLDLGLAIGHPERETQADKAPGYLVVTEFNRSVQGFLVSGVERIVNIAVEDIHPPPELGAESSYLTAVTRFQGELIQVIDVESVLADIAQTRVEANLDPSLALTGAQLQVLVVDDSRVARQQIRSVLDQLGVGATLLSDGRQALDHLLQIHASGENPADRYAMVISDIEMPAMDGYTLTTEIRRHPGLAGLYVLLHTSLSGVFNNAMVERVGANAFVAKYSPHELADYVLARLRVVAEAQVA, from the coding sequence ATGAGTCATGACCTCCTCAACCGAATCGACCAGCGCACCCGCTTGGCGGGCCACAACCGGCTTGCCCTGCTGCTGTTCCGGCTGGGTGGTCGTCAGCTTTTTGGCGTGAACGTCTTCAAGGTGCAGGAAGTGTTGCGCCGGCCGGAGCTGTTCCAGGTGCCGGGGCTGCCACTGCAATTCTCCGGCGTCGCCGACGTGCGCGGCCGCTCGGTACCGGTGCTCGACCTGGGCCTGGCGATCGGCCACCCGGAACGCGAGACGCAGGCCGACAAGGCGCCCGGCTACCTGGTGGTCACCGAGTTCAACCGCTCGGTGCAGGGCTTCCTGGTCAGCGGCGTGGAGCGCATCGTCAACATCGCGGTGGAGGACATCCATCCGCCGCCGGAACTGGGCGCCGAATCCAGCTACCTGACCGCGGTGACCCGTTTCCAGGGCGAGCTGATCCAGGTCATCGACGTGGAGAGCGTGCTGGCCGATATCGCCCAGACCCGGGTCGAGGCCAATCTCGATCCGTCGCTGGCGCTCACCGGCGCGCAGCTGCAGGTGCTGGTGGTGGACGATTCGCGGGTGGCGCGGCAACAGATCCGCAGCGTGCTGGACCAGCTCGGGGTCGGCGCCACCCTGCTCTCCGACGGCCGCCAGGCCCTGGACCACCTGTTGCAGATCCACGCCAGCGGCGAGAATCCGGCCGACCGCTACGCCATGGTTATTTCCGACATCGAGATGCCGGCGATGGACGGCTATACGCTGACGACGGAAATCCGGCGCCACCCGGGCCTGGCCGGCCTGTACGTGCTGCTGCACACCTCGCTGTCGGGCGTGTTCAACAACGCCATGGTCGAGCGCGTCGGCGCCAACGCCTTCGTCGCCAAGTACAGCCCGCACGAGCTGGCCGACTACGTGCTGGCGCGCCTGCGGGTGGTCGCCGAGGCCCAGGTCGCCTAG
- the flgB gene encoding flagellar basal body rod protein FlgB encodes MSNLISSYLGVHGDALPLREQRMKLIASNLSNVDTPGYKAQDLDFDAAMRAAQGQRDGSQMQVTDSRHIAVGGTANGLNPFQITREAAQPSLDGNTVDADAERAAYGRAALEYRASLSFVESKVRGMLTAITGQ; translated from the coding sequence ATGTCCAATCTGATTTCATCCTACCTGGGGGTCCACGGCGACGCCCTGCCGCTGCGCGAGCAACGGATGAAGCTGATCGCCAGCAACCTCAGCAACGTCGACACCCCGGGCTACAAGGCCCAGGACCTGGATTTCGACGCGGCCATGCGCGCCGCCCAGGGCCAGCGCGACGGCAGCCAGATGCAGGTGACCGACAGCCGCCACATCGCCGTCGGCGGCACCGCCAACGGCCTCAACCCGTTCCAGATCACCCGCGAGGCCGCCCAGCCCAGCCTCGACGGCAATACCGTCGACGCCGATGCCGAGCGCGCCGCTTACGGCCGCGCCGCGCTGGAATACCGCGCGTCGCTGAGCTTCGTCGAATCCAAGGTGCGCGGCATGCTCACCGCGATCACGGGTCAATAA
- the flgC gene encoding flagellar basal body rod protein FlgC produces the protein MSNLPIFDVAGSALQAQSVRLSTIASNLANADSVAGSAEAAYKPIEPIFQAVRNPHDSSLTGVNVKEISQSKDPPLKRYEPGHPLADADGYIYSPDVDPVSQMVNLISASRNYQAGVEVLNTAKELALATLTMGR, from the coding sequence ATGAGCAATCTACCGATCTTCGATGTCGCCGGCTCCGCGCTGCAGGCGCAGTCGGTGCGCCTGAGCACCATCGCCAGCAACCTGGCCAACGCCGACTCGGTGGCCGGCTCGGCCGAGGCCGCCTACAAGCCGATCGAACCGATCTTCCAGGCGGTGCGCAATCCGCACGACAGCAGCCTGACCGGGGTCAACGTCAAGGAAATCTCGCAGAGCAAGGATCCGCCGCTCAAGCGCTACGAGCCCGGCCATCCGCTCGCCGATGCCGACGGCTACATCTACTCGCCGGACGTGGACCCGGTGTCGCAGATGGTCAACCTGATCTCCGCCTCGCGCAATTACCAGGCAGGCGTGGAAGTCCTCAACACCGCCAAGGAACTGGCGTTGGCCACCTTGACCATGGGCCGCTAA
- a CDS encoding flagellar hook capping FlgD N-terminal domain-containing protein, whose translation MSTVNSDIYSSLGLTASSASKPKTSALNQADFLKLMTEQLQHQDPLKPMDNSQMVSQMAQLSTVQGIGDLNKTVTALSDSMGTDQILRGAQLVGHKVLVPSATMPLGATGGVDGVIAAPGAGIVNLTVSDANGNAIKQISVSASKAGEVNFNWDGTDVNGIRQAAGKYTVTATHTDSQGANTTLSTYVQAPVESATIGSDGIYLDLTGLGTAPLANVLRVS comes from the coding sequence ATGAGTACCGTCAACAGCGACATCTATTCCAGCCTCGGGCTGACCGCCTCCAGCGCCAGCAAGCCCAAGACGTCGGCATTGAACCAGGCCGACTTCCTGAAGCTGATGACCGAGCAGTTGCAGCACCAGGATCCGCTCAAGCCGATGGACAACAGCCAGATGGTGTCGCAGATGGCGCAGCTGTCCACCGTGCAGGGCATCGGCGACCTCAACAAGACGGTCACCGCGCTGTCCGATTCGATGGGCACCGACCAGATCCTGCGCGGCGCGCAGCTGGTCGGGCACAAGGTGCTGGTGCCGTCGGCGACGATGCCGCTGGGCGCCACGGGCGGGGTCGACGGCGTGATCGCCGCGCCCGGCGCCGGCATCGTCAACCTCACCGTCAGCGACGCCAACGGCAACGCGATCAAGCAGATCAGCGTCAGCGCCAGCAAGGCCGGCGAGGTCAACTTCAACTGGGACGGCACCGACGTCAACGGGATCCGCCAGGCCGCCGGCAAGTACACCGTCACCGCCACGCATACCGACAGCCAGGGCGCCAACACCACGCTGTCCACCTACGTCCAGGCCCCGGTCGAGAGCGCCACCATCGGCTCGGACGGGATCTATCTCGATCTGACCGGGCTGGGCACCGCCCCGCTCGCCAACGTGCTCCGCGTCAGCTGA
- the flgE gene encoding flagellar hook protein FlgE — MGFNTSLSGIKAANSDLNVTANNIANVNTTGFKESRAEFADLFSTTGYGLARNAIGAGVRVSNVAQQFSQGNVDPTGRNLDLAISGEGFFTLTNNGAKVYSRAGNFQTDANGYVVNPQGAKLQVFPPAANGNGFAVGTLTDLQLLTTDSSPKQSGMVNLMFTLPGNASQPTVATFSPSDANSYNHSTGGITVYDSLGVSHTQTSYFVKTANPNEWQVHNYVDGVAVGTPSTLQFDGNGKLTSPTDGRIALSTFTPSTGAGTLNLTLDVSGSTQYGEAFALRDARQDGYASGKLNSISIDANGVVYARYSNNADKALGQVAMTNFVNPQGLSSLGDNVWAESSGSGNARTGAPGTSDFGGIQSGALESSTVDLTEQLVNMIVAQRNFQANSQMISTQDQVTQTIINIR, encoded by the coding sequence ATGGGTTTCAATACTTCGCTGTCCGGCATCAAGGCGGCCAACTCCGACCTCAACGTCACCGCCAACAACATCGCCAACGTCAACACCACCGGCTTCAAGGAATCGCGCGCCGAGTTCGCCGACCTGTTCTCCACCACCGGCTACGGCCTGGCGCGCAACGCCATCGGCGCCGGCGTGCGGGTGAGCAACGTGGCCCAGCAGTTCTCGCAGGGCAACGTCGACCCGACCGGGCGCAACCTGGACCTGGCGATCTCCGGCGAAGGCTTCTTCACCCTGACCAACAACGGCGCCAAGGTCTACTCGCGCGCCGGCAACTTCCAGACCGACGCCAACGGCTATGTGGTCAATCCGCAGGGCGCCAAGCTGCAGGTGTTCCCGCCGGCGGCCAACGGCAACGGCTTCGCGGTCGGCACGCTGACCGACCTGCAGTTGCTGACCACCGACAGCTCGCCCAAGCAGAGCGGCATGGTGAACCTGATGTTCACCCTGCCCGGCAACGCCAGCCAGCCGACCGTGGCCACCTTCTCCCCGAGCGACGCCAACAGCTACAACCACTCCACCGGCGGCATCACCGTCTACGATTCGCTGGGCGTCAGCCATACCCAGACCTCGTACTTCGTCAAGACCGCCAACCCGAACGAGTGGCAGGTGCACAACTATGTCGACGGCGTGGCGGTGGGCACGCCGAGCACGCTGCAGTTCGATGGCAACGGCAAGCTCACCTCGCCGACCGACGGCCGCATCGCGCTGAGCACGTTCACTCCGAGCACCGGCGCCGGCACGCTCAACCTGACCCTGGACGTGAGCGGTTCGACCCAGTACGGCGAAGCCTTCGCCCTGCGCGATGCGCGCCAGGACGGCTACGCCAGCGGCAAGCTCAACTCGATCAGCATCGACGCCAACGGCGTGGTCTACGCGCGCTACTCCAACAACGCCGACAAGGCGCTGGGCCAGGTGGCGATGACCAACTTCGTCAACCCGCAGGGCCTGAGTTCGCTCGGCGACAACGTGTGGGCGGAAAGCTCGGGCTCGGGCAATGCGCGCACCGGCGCCCCAGGCACCTCGGACTTCGGCGGCATCCAGTCCGGCGCGCTGGAATCCTCCACCGTGGATCTCACAGAACAGCTGGTCAACATGATCGTCGCGCAGCGCAACTTCCAGGCCAACTCGCAGATGATCTCGACCCAGGATCAGGTCACGCAGACGATCATCAATATCCGTTGA